Proteins co-encoded in one Pseudomonadota bacterium genomic window:
- the aroA gene encoding 3-phosphoshikimate 1-carboxyvinyltransferase codes for MMNKTTKPLQGTFHLPGDKSISHRTAIMAALGRGKSCLRGFLRADDTLNTLKIFQALGVSVTGLEAEGEIEIQGRGLHGLREAADILYSGNSGTTTRLLTGLLSAQSFFSVISGDASLNQRPMGRIIKPLSRMGATIWGREHHTMPPLAIQGRKLTGIIYSSPVASAQVKTSLMLAGLYADGPLTITEPSLSRDHTERIFKALGIPVKTLLTEENAATISMSPAQQEYNGTVFIIPGDISAAAFFLVAAMINRGSQLTITNVGLNPTRSGIIQALQKMGGEIIIENLREASGEPVADLTVHGNRQLKGTEISGALIPLLIDEIPILALAAAHAEGTTTIKDARELRVKESDRLEAITLLLDALGTKTEALEDGIIIHGGIRIPAKRQLSFRTFHDHRIAMTAIIAGTTQKNEVKLDDSLCISTSFPNFSQMLAMVRQ; via the coding sequence ATCATGAATAAAACGACAAAACCGTTACAAGGAACCTTTCATCTCCCCGGTGACAAATCTATCAGTCACCGGACGGCTATCATGGCCGCCCTGGGACGGGGGAAAAGTTGCCTGCGGGGATTTTTGCGGGCTGATGACACCCTGAATACCTTAAAGATTTTCCAGGCCCTGGGAGTATCGGTTACCGGTCTGGAGGCTGAGGGAGAGATCGAAATTCAGGGCCGGGGGCTGCACGGCCTGCGGGAAGCAGCCGATATTCTTTACAGTGGAAATTCCGGCACCACCACCAGGTTACTGACCGGACTGCTAAGTGCTCAGTCATTTTTTTCGGTCATCAGCGGCGATGCCTCTCTCAACCAGCGACCCATGGGGAGAATCATCAAACCGCTCAGCCGGATGGGCGCCACCATCTGGGGACGGGAACACCATACCATGCCGCCCCTGGCCATCCAGGGACGAAAGCTTACCGGAATCATTTATTCCAGTCCGGTCGCCAGCGCCCAGGTAAAAACATCCCTGATGCTGGCCGGACTGTACGCCGACGGTCCATTGACCATCACGGAACCATCCCTGTCCCGGGATCATACCGAGAGGATATTCAAGGCACTCGGAATTCCGGTAAAAACTTTATTAACTGAAGAAAACGCTGCAACCATCAGCATGTCTCCGGCCCAGCAAGAGTATAATGGTACTGTTTTCATCATTCCCGGCGACATCTCCGCGGCCGCTTTTTTCCTGGTGGCCGCCATGATCAATCGTGGTTCCCAGCTAACCATCACCAATGTCGGCCTCAATCCGACCCGCAGCGGCATCATCCAGGCTCTGCAGAAAATGGGTGGTGAAATCATCATCGAAAACCTACGGGAAGCCAGCGGCGAACCGGTTGCCGACTTGACGGTCCACGGAAACCGGCAGCTTAAAGGAACCGAAATTTCCGGCGCCCTGATTCCCCTGCTCATTGATGAAATTCCCATTCTCGCCCTGGCGGCCGCCCATGCTGAAGGAACGACCACCATCAAGGATGCCCGTGAACTACGGGTTAAAGAAAGCGACCGACTGGAGGCCATCACCCTACTGCTCGACGCCCTGGGAACAAAAACCGAAGCGCTTGAAGACGGCATTATCATCCATGGAGGCATCCGAATTCCGGCAAAACGGCAATTGTCATTCAGGACTTTTCATGATCACCGGATCGCCATGACGGCAATCATTGCCGGAACCACGCAGAAAAATGAAGTAAAGCTTGACGACTCTCTCTGCATCAGCACCTCATTTCCCAATTTCAGCCAAATGCTGGCCATGGTCCGGCAATAG
- the cmk gene encoding (d)CMP kinase, which produces MTRKATIKSKRLVVTIDGPSGAGKSTISKILAAQENFTYIDTGAMYRCVALQAKKHHIAMDDEIRLARLCQDIDIHFQWKNGINRVFCHGEEVTEKIRTPEMDMLSSAVSAVPAVRKALVAMQRKMGESGPVILEGRDAGTVIFPHAEVKVYLDASPLERGKRRHLEHQQGGQANSLEKVVEELKQRDLNDSSRAHSPLSQAADAHRLDTTTMDIPAVVSAITRLIKEAVTNED; this is translated from the coding sequence ATGACAAGAAAAGCAACCATAAAATCGAAACGACTGGTGGTTACCATCGATGGTCCATCAGGGGCCGGCAAAAGCACGATCAGCAAGATTCTGGCGGCCCAGGAAAATTTCACTTATATCGACACGGGAGCCATGTACCGTTGTGTGGCATTACAGGCGAAAAAGCACCACATAGCCATGGATGATGAAATCCGGCTCGCCCGCCTCTGCCAGGATATAGACATCCATTTTCAATGGAAAAATGGAATAAACCGGGTATTTTGCCACGGTGAAGAAGTAACAGAAAAAATTCGCACCCCGGAAATGGACATGCTCTCTTCGGCGGTTTCAGCGGTTCCGGCCGTCCGCAAAGCCCTGGTTGCCATGCAAAGAAAAATGGGGGAAAGCGGCCCGGTTATTCTCGAAGGGCGAGATGCCGGCACCGTAATTTTCCCCCATGCTGAAGTTAAAGTATATCTGGACGCCTCACCACTGGAACGTGGCAAACGCCGACATCTGGAACATCAGCAAGGTGGACAGGCCAATAGCCTGGAAAAAGTAGTTGAGGAACTCAAGCAAAGGGACCTGAATGATAGCTCCAGGGCTCATTCTCCCTTATCCCAGGCCGCGGATGCCCACCGGCTGGACACCACAACCATGGATATTCCCGCCGTAGTCTCAGCCATCACCAGATTGATAAAGGAAGCCGTTACCAATGAAGATTAA